The genomic stretch TGACGCCGCCCACGACGACCATGATGTCCTCGCGGCCCAGCGCCTTGAGGGCCTGCTTGAGCTGCGGCACCAGCGTCAGGTGGCCGGCGGCGAGCGAGCTGGCACCCACGACGTGCACGTCGTTCTCCACGGCCTGCCGCGCGGACTCCTCGGGCGTCTGGAACAGGGGGCCGATGTCCACGTCGAAGCCCAGGTCGGCGAACGCGGTGGCGATGACCTTCTGGCCGCGGTCATGCCCGTCCTGCCCCATCTTCGCGATGAGGATGCGCGGCCGGCGGCCGAAGCGCGCGAGGAACGCGTCCGCCTTCGCGCGCGCATCGATGATGCCCGTGGCGTCCTTGCCCGCTTCGCTGGAATACACACCCGTCACGCTGCGCACCGTGGCCTCGTAGCGCCCGAACACCTTCTCGAGCGCGTCGCTGATTTCGCCCACCGTCGCCTTGGCGCGTGCCGCGTCGATGGCCAGCGCCAGCAGGTTGCCCTCGCCGCGCCGGCCCGCCTCGGTGAGTGCGTCCAGCTTGCGGCGGACGTCCTCCGCGTTGCGCTCCGCGCGCAGCTCGCGCAGGCGTGCAATCTGCGCCTCGCGCACCGCCGAGTTGTCCACCTTGAGAATCTCGATGGAGTCCTCGCGCTCGGGCGGGTACTTGTTCACGCCGATGATGGCCTGGCGGCCGGAGTCGATGCGCGCCTGGGTGCGTGCCGCCGCCTCCTCGATGCGCAGCTTGGGCAGGCCGGCCTCGATGGCCTTCGTCATGCCGCCCAGCGCTTCGACCTCCTGGATGTGAGCCCACGCCTTGCGCGCCAGCTCGTGCGTGAGGCGCTCCACGTAGTAGCTGCCACCCCACGGGTCGATGACGCGCGTGGTGCCGCTCTCCAACTGGAGGTAGAGCTGGGTGTTGCGGGCGATGCGCGCGCTGAAGTCCGTGGGCAGCGCGATGGCTTCGTCCAGCGAGTTGGTGTGCAGGCTCTGCGTGTGACCCTGGGTGGCGGCCATGGCCTCCACGCAGGTGCGCACGACGTTGTTGAAGACGTCCTGTGCGGTGAGGCTCCAGCCGGACGTCTGGCTGTGGGTGCGCAGCGCCAGGCTCTTGTCCGTCTTCGGGGAGAAGCCCTTGATGAGCTTCGCCCAGAGCAGGCGGGCGGCGCGCATCTTGGCCACTTCCATGAAGAAGTTCATGCCAATGGCCCAGAAGAAGGACAGGCGCGGCGCGAAGGCGTCCACACCCAGTCCCGCCGCGAGCCCGGCGCGCACGTACTCCACGCCATCCGCCAGCGTGTAGCCCAGCTCCAGGTCCTGCGTCGCCCCGGCTTCCTGCATGTGGTAGCCGCTGATGCTGATGCTGTTGAAGCGCGGCATCTTCTCCGCCGTGAAGCGGAAGATGTCGCCGATGATGCGCATCGACGGACCGGGCGGGTAGATGTACGTGTTGCGGACCATGAACTCCTTGAGGATGTCGTTCTGGATGGTCCCGCTGAGCTGCTCGGGGCGCACGCCCTGCTCCTCGGCGGCGACCACGTAGAGCGCCAGC from Myxococcus xanthus encodes the following:
- the scpA gene encoding methylmalonyl-CoA mutase produces the protein MRPHVPDFSGIDFDAPETHSAAPARDQQLRQAGEATRNAERWDTPEGIPVKPVYTREDMEGVEHLGSLPGLPPFVRGPYSTMYVQQPWTVRQYAGFSTAEASNAFYRRNLAAGQKGLSIAFDLATHRGYDSDHPRVAGDVGMAGVAIDSIKDMRILFDRIPLDQMSVSMTMNGAVLPVLALYVVAAEEQGVRPEQLSGTIQNDILKEFMVRNTYIYPPGPSMRIIGDIFRFTAEKMPRFNSISISGYHMQEAGATQDLELGYTLADGVEYVRAGLAAGLGVDAFAPRLSFFWAIGMNFFMEVAKMRAARLLWAKLIKGFSPKTDKSLALRTHSQTSGWSLTAQDVFNNVVRTCVEAMAATQGHTQSLHTNSLDEAIALPTDFSARIARNTQLYLQLESGTTRVIDPWGGSYYVERLTHELARKAWAHIQEVEALGGMTKAIEAGLPKLRIEEAAARTQARIDSGRQAIIGVNKYPPEREDSIEILKVDNSAVREAQIARLRELRAERNAEDVRRKLDALTEAGRRGEGNLLALAIDAARAKATVGEISDALEKVFGRYEATVRSVTGVYSSEAGKDATGIIDARAKADAFLARFGRRPRILIAKMGQDGHDRGQKVIATAFADLGFDVDIGPLFQTPEESARQAVENDVHVVGASSLAAGHLTLVPQLKQALKALGREDIMVVVGGVIPAQDYDALRAAGAAAIFGPGTVISKAAIELLDKLAASLEEEA